Proteins encoded together in one Bacteroidota bacterium window:
- a CDS encoding methyltransferase domain-containing protein yields the protein MFKKKAAFFKAFLKKGNRNGSVMPSSIFLCRKMISTIDFTQAKCIVELGAGEGVITREIVKKLGPDTQLFVFEMNTEFVEQFLKFDDPRIHVIADSAEFLGKYLSEKGIDKVDYIISSLPLTIFPPELKEKILSESMRVLRQKGVYMQYFYSTIVGKYLRTKFRNVRMAYVPLNIPPAFVYTCQN from the coding sequence ATGTTCAAGAAAAAGGCCGCATTCTTCAAGGCATTTTTGAAAAAGGGAAATCGAAATGGTTCGGTAATGCCGAGTTCCATTTTCCTTTGTAGAAAGATGATCTCCACCATCGATTTCACGCAAGCCAAATGCATTGTTGAGTTGGGCGCCGGGGAAGGTGTAATTACGCGGGAAATCGTCAAAAAGCTTGGCCCAGACACGCAGTTGTTCGTTTTTGAAATGAATACGGAATTCGTAGAGCAATTTTTGAAGTTTGACGATCCCCGCATCCATGTCATCGCAGACTCGGCCGAATTTCTAGGCAAGTACCTTTCTGAGAAGGGTATCGACAAGGTTGATTATATCATTTCTTCCCTGCCTTTGACCATTTTCCCACCCGAATTGAAGGAAAAAATCCTGAGTGAATCAATGCGCGTGCTACGTCAAAAGGGGGTGTATATGCAATATTTTTATTCGACGATCGTCGGCAAGTACTTGAGAACCAAGTTTCGCAACGTACGCATGGCCTACGTTCCTTTGAATATCCCGCCGGCATTTGTTTATACCTGCCAGAATTAG
- a CDS encoding LysM peptidoglycan-binding domain-containing protein, which translates to MKKILTALFAVLLFGKVSGFNEIPEKMEYCGMELVIDADARALLSESVTKIKRYPTSFQSMVDRGNIFFPFVEEALSLRGVPDDLKYIVIMESAFVGDAVSSSNAVGFWQFKEQSGRESGLVIDEYVDERKHIFLSSLGAAKYFYTIARYFDNYLFAIVGYNRGPVGALPFIVNDELGSKKVKITKDTHWYALKAIAHKIAYQDAIHKADPPMWLQPLSTNGETDVKKLADAAGLSIDDFRKYNLWIKGAKLPEGKSFIYYVPRQGKQDLAALRHVRGSAGNTKQIGGGNPVKVEVKPKAKPVVETEARDTRRFTYLEANQDPQLGAEYVRVKKGESLVEIAVRYKLKPKKLKELNGFSNSYRPQEGDLVYLKAAKSRYFHIVQPGESLEKIAVQYATTVEKLRDKNRMTGNNVFAGQKLSLKKKVAKGSKPTLLAAPSIEAPLEVEEITEKPVIVPEKKVDVVIPNSAGLLDDPAAYRLADFESKWVTHTVAQNESVWKIAKKYGAFAEVVKKVNGLASNEVKPGTELKILQVLDRK; encoded by the coding sequence ATGAAAAAAATTCTCACTGCACTTTTTGCAGTATTGCTTTTTGGCAAGGTTTCCGGTTTCAATGAAATTCCGGAAAAGATGGAATACTGCGGAATGGAGCTTGTCATCGACGCAGATGCACGGGCCCTTCTCAGCGAATCCGTAACGAAAATCAAGCGCTACCCGACCTCATTCCAATCCATGGTGGATCGCGGAAATATCTTTTTCCCTTTTGTGGAGGAAGCGCTTTCCCTGCGGGGCGTTCCCGATGACCTCAAGTACATTGTGATCATGGAGAGCGCCTTTGTGGGTGATGCCGTTTCCTCATCCAATGCAGTCGGTTTTTGGCAGTTCAAGGAACAAAGTGGACGGGAATCCGGCTTGGTGATCGATGAATATGTGGACGAACGCAAGCACATTTTTTTGTCGAGTCTCGGCGCCGCAAAGTATTTCTATACCATTGCCCGCTATTTTGACAACTACCTTTTTGCGATCGTCGGCTACAACCGCGGGCCGGTAGGGGCCTTGCCATTTATCGTCAACGATGAACTCGGCAGTAAAAAGGTCAAAATCACCAAAGACACACATTGGTATGCGCTCAAGGCCATCGCGCACAAAATCGCCTACCAAGACGCCATCCACAAAGCTGATCCGCCAATGTGGTTGCAACCGCTGTCGACCAATGGGGAAACGGATGTCAAAAAGCTTGCCGATGCTGCCGGACTGTCCATCGACGATTTCCGCAAATACAATCTTTGGATCAAGGGCGCAAAGCTGCCTGAAGGAAAGTCGTTTATCTACTACGTGCCAAGGCAGGGAAAACAAGATTTGGCGGCCTTGCGTCATGTGCGTGGCAGCGCCGGCAACACCAAACAAATTGGAGGCGGGAATCCTGTCAAGGTGGAGGTGAAACCCAAAGCCAAGCCCGTTGTGGAAACGGAGGCAAGGGATACAAGACGATTCACCTACCTTGAGGCCAATCAAGATCCCCAATTGGGCGCAGAATATGTCCGCGTCAAAAAAGGGGAGAGTCTTGTCGAAATTGCCGTTCGCTACAAGCTGAAGCCCAAAAAGCTCAAGGAACTCAATGGGTTTTCAAACAGCTACCGTCCGCAGGAAGGGGATTTGGTTTACCTCAAAGCCGCAAAGTCGAGGTACTTCCACATTGTGCAACCAGGAGAATCGCTCGAAAAAATTGCTGTTCAATACGCAACTACCGTGGAAAAATTGCGTGACAAGAATCGGATGACAGGCAACAATGTTTTCGCTGGACAAAAACTGAGCCTGAAAAAGAAGGTCGCCAAAGGTTCCAAGCCGACCTTGTTGGCTGCTCCCTCCATCGAAGCGCCCTTGGAAGTGGAGGAAATTACCGAGAAACCTGTCATTGTGCCTGAAAAGAAGGTCGATGTCGTAATTCCCAATTCGGCTGGCTTGCTCGATGATCCGGCTGCTTATCGGTTGGCTGACTTCGAATCCAAATGGGTGACCCATACGGTTGCGCAGAATGAATCCGTCTGGAAAATTGCCAAGAAATATGGTGCATTTGCCGAGGTTGTCAAAAAGGTCAATGGATTGGCCAGCAATGAGGTTAAGCCCGGCACCGAACTCAAAATTCTGCAAGTCTTGGATCGAAAGTAA
- a CDS encoding O-methyltransferase yields the protein MDFIAPDLQAYSERFTSPEPEVLAALNRETWLKVPMPRMLSGHIQGRMLAFFSKMLRPRRILEIGTYTGYSAICLAEGLSSDGKLDTLDINADLEEMALRYFEAAGLSQRVKMHIGDARKLIPDLDGPYDLVFIDADKESYCDYLDLVLPKMRAGAVILADNVLWSGKVLDPKITDLETQGLRNFVQKVASRDDLEFVLLPVRDGIMAVMKK from the coding sequence ATGGATTTCATTGCCCCTGATCTTCAGGCTTATTCAGAGCGATTTACCAGCCCCGAACCCGAAGTGTTGGCGGCCTTGAACCGTGAAACGTGGCTCAAAGTCCCAATGCCCAGAATGCTCTCAGGCCACATTCAGGGACGGATGCTCGCATTCTTTTCAAAAATGCTTCGCCCCCGACGCATCCTGGAAATCGGCACATACACCGGCTATTCTGCCATCTGCCTTGCCGAAGGCTTGTCCTCGGACGGAAAACTCGACACCCTCGACATCAACGCGGACCTGGAAGAAATGGCCCTTCGGTATTTTGAAGCCGCAGGGCTGTCCCAAAGGGTCAAGATGCACATCGGCGATGCCCGGAAACTCATCCCCGATTTGGATGGACCTTACGATTTGGTTTTTATCGATGCCGACAAGGAAAGTTATTGTGACTACCTCGACCTTGTACTGCCCAAAATGAGGGCGGGAGCCGTGATTTTAGCCGACAATGTCCTCTGGAGCGGTAAAGTCCTCGACCCGAAAATCACTGATTTGGAAACCCAAGGACTACGAAACTTCGTACAAAAGGTCGCCTCCCGTGATGATTTGGAATTTGTGCTGTTGCCGGTAAGAGACGGTATCATGGCTGTGATGAAAAAATAA
- a CDS encoding T9SS type A sorting domain-containing protein has product MQKTILHKLLVLTLPLIFLGNISRAQCIDCGTGLDGAFSATSNTTIAGGQHNFTTFSISPGVVVRVTGSQPLEIKATGAVVIEGTLDVSGLAGADGVTYTAGGAGALGVAGGGNGGGGSFDVNNGPIAATAGTGTGAGGDGLGWSGGGGAGYAFLGGSSGGVGGIGGSIYGAPNLAGLTSGSGGGGGSGGYNCGAGGGGAGGGFVSILSCISISVSGTITANGGNGGSDGTGNCGGGGGGSGGSIWLAAPQVTNNGTLTAAGGVGGASAVSGSPYFGAGGAGSVGRIRIDSPALSGAGVVSPAVGFSGAFGVPVDISAIIATDATCFGANDGSAAATVSGGTGAVTFAWSPAGGSAATATGLAPGCYALNVTDSLGCTDTDSICITEPSPLALSVSHSDQPCNGNCVATAQVLASGGSPGYTYAWSNGDTASSIGNLCPGVFEVVVADSNGCADTATVTITEPTAIVLSETHTNASFGNNDGSGTVTASGGTPGYTYLWTPGGFTTASASSLAPGNYAVVVTDSNGCSDSILVVISELVGLQSATGIQVSLFPNPATDVVKLSVELQSESEILVQWFDLQGRLISESLSSATRSMEQAIDISGFSVGVYHCRISAEGQVLTRNLVVR; this is encoded by the coding sequence ATGCAAAAAACAATTCTACATAAACTCCTTGTGCTCACGCTTCCACTCATTTTCCTTGGAAATATATCCAGGGCACAATGTATTGATTGCGGAACAGGTCTAGACGGTGCATTTTCCGCCACGAGCAATACCACGATTGCCGGTGGACAGCACAATTTCACAACATTTTCGATTTCTCCCGGTGTGGTGGTGCGCGTGACAGGTAGCCAACCCCTTGAAATTAAGGCCACGGGGGCTGTAGTCATCGAAGGAACGCTTGATGTGAGCGGATTGGCTGGTGCAGATGGCGTCACCTATACGGCCGGCGGAGCAGGTGCTTTGGGAGTTGCCGGCGGTGGAAATGGTGGAGGTGGTTCATTTGATGTCAATAACGGACCAATTGCAGCGACTGCGGGAACTGGAACGGGTGCCGGTGGCGACGGATTGGGTTGGTCTGGCGGCGGCGGCGCAGGATATGCCTTTTTGGGCGGAAGTTCCGGCGGTGTTGGCGGGATTGGTGGTTCGATTTACGGTGCGCCCAATCTGGCAGGATTGACTTCCGGTTCTGGCGGCGGCGGCGGCTCCGGGGGCTACAACTGCGGCGCCGGTGGCGGCGGCGCTGGCGGCGGATTTGTGTCGATCTTGAGCTGCATTTCGATTTCGGTGTCAGGAACGATTACTGCAAATGGCGGCAATGGCGGTTCTGATGGAACGGGTAACTGCGGCGGCGGTGGCGGCGGATCGGGTGGCAGCATCTGGCTTGCAGCTCCACAGGTAACCAACAATGGTACGCTCACAGCCGCAGGTGGCGTCGGTGGGGCATCCGCAGTTTCGGGATCGCCTTACTTCGGTGCTGGAGGTGCAGGTTCAGTTGGCCGCATTCGCATTGATTCTCCTGCACTTTCAGGGGCTGGTGTAGTCAGTCCGGCAGTTGGTTTTTCGGGTGCATTCGGCGTGCCAGTGGATATTTCAGCCATCATTGCCACAGACGCAACTTGTTTCGGAGCAAATGACGGCTCAGCTGCCGCAACGGTATCTGGTGGAACGGGTGCCGTAACATTTGCATGGAGTCCTGCAGGTGGATCAGCCGCCACAGCGACCGGACTTGCGCCTGGCTGTTATGCATTGAATGTGACCGACTCCCTGGGTTGCACGGATACTGACAGCATCTGCATCACGGAGCCCAGCCCATTGGCGCTTTCAGTATCGCATTCGGATCAGCCCTGTAACGGCAATTGTGTTGCAACTGCCCAAGTGCTCGCCTCTGGCGGAAGTCCCGGATATACCTATGCATGGAGCAACGGGGACACAGCGAGTTCCATCGGCAACCTCTGTCCAGGTGTCTTTGAGGTGGTCGTGGCCGATTCCAATGGATGTGCCGACACAGCAACCGTAACGATTACCGAACCCACTGCCATCGTTTTGAGTGAAACACATACCAACGCCAGCTTTGGCAACAATGATGGTTCCGGCACGGTAACCGCCTCTGGCGGCACACCCGGCTACACTTACCTGTGGACGCCAGGCGGGTTTACGACGGCTAGCGCATCGAGCTTGGCCCCTGGGAACTATGCTGTCGTTGTGACAGATTCCAATGGTTGTTCAGACAGTATTTTGGTCGTGATCAGCGAATTGGTCGGTCTTCAGTCGGCGACGGGGATTCAGGTTTCGCTTTTCCCGAATCCGGCTACCGATGTTGTGAAACTTTCCGTCGAATTGCAATCCGAAAGTGAAATTTTGGTGCAATGGTTTGATTTGCAAGGGAGGCTGATTTCAGAATCCCTGTCATCCGCCACCCGCTCCATGGAGCAAGCGATCGACATCAGCGGTTTCTCTGTGGGAGTTTATCACTGCCGCATTTCGGCAGAAGGTCAAGTTTTGACCCGGAATTTGGTCGTCAGATAA
- a CDS encoding DUF2461 domain-containing protein, with the protein MLQQKSLDFLSELRGHNDREWFDANRKWYESTKKDVEQLVNQLISGLAEIDKNLQGLEAKSAMFRIFKDVRFSKDKSPYKTNLGAWMAGGGKNSMQAGFYLHVEPGGNSFLAGGSYMPPANVLKAIRDAIDYDHEGLRDILAVPAFVKTFGKLEGETLRTAPKGYDKDHPAIDLLRHKSLVVSHKISDQELISANFVKRALGVYREMFPLIEFLNRAIAEAQPE; encoded by the coding sequence ATGTTGCAACAGAAATCGCTCGATTTTTTGTCAGAACTACGCGGTCACAACGACCGCGAGTGGTTTGACGCCAACCGGAAATGGTATGAGTCTACCAAAAAGGATGTCGAGCAGCTCGTCAATCAATTGATTTCCGGCCTCGCGGAGATCGATAAAAATCTGCAGGGATTGGAAGCCAAATCGGCCATGTTCCGGATTTTCAAAGATGTACGATTCTCCAAGGACAAAAGCCCTTACAAGACCAATTTGGGTGCTTGGATGGCCGGAGGCGGAAAAAATTCAATGCAGGCCGGATTTTATCTGCACGTGGAGCCCGGAGGGAATTCATTTCTTGCCGGGGGTAGCTATATGCCGCCTGCCAATGTCTTGAAAGCCATCCGCGATGCCATCGACTACGATCACGAAGGGCTGCGGGACATCCTCGCAGTACCCGCATTTGTCAAGACTTTCGGCAAATTGGAGGGAGAAACACTGCGCACAGCGCCAAAGGGTTATGACAAGGACCATCCCGCAATTGACCTCCTGCGCCACAAAAGTCTGGTGGTTAGTCACAAAATCAGTGACCAAGAATTGATTTCGGCTAACTTTGTAAAGCGTGCACTTGGGGTTTACAGAGAGATGTTTCCGCTGATCGAATTTTTGAATCGTGCCATCGCCGAGGCGCAACCGGAATAA